Genomic DNA from Paenibacillus sp. MBLB1832:
CTGTTCGAATACGATCGCTCAACGCCAACTCGATGGGACGGGACTTCCCTTCGGAGTCATCGACCAGTCCGACTGCAAGTGCGTATCGGCCTTCCGCCAGCTGCTCGGGAACCGTCCAGACTGCTTGCTCACGGACAGCTTGATCTGGCATCCAGTCTCTGTTATCTGAGCTGGCAGCCTCGATTCGGTGTGATGTCTCGCCCTCTTTTTGCAACTCGACTATCAGCTTAAAGGTTCGGTAGGAAGGCGCTGTACCCCGGTTCAGCCATAGTAAGCCCAGCTCGACCGCACTTCCCGACTTGACTTGGGTAGGCAGCTCCGCTTCCTGTAGAAAGTACCAGTAGCCTGAGCGGTTAGCCAGTGTTCTGGCCAGCTTTGGGTTTTCCGTGAGCCACTGCCTTGGATTGCCATGAAAGCCTACATAGGTTGCATGGCTCTCTTCAACGGCAGCAGTCAGCGGCACGCCTTCTTTCCATGTATCGTTCGTAATGGTATCGTGATAATGATCAAGCTCCATATTAATTGGCTTCGTCCGCCAGAAGGGCTCGAAAAACTCCGGATTGCGCAGCGTGCTGAGTCCGAAGCGATCCGCGAACCATTTCACGCTAATCCCGTCGTCCCTAAGTGTAATGCCTTGATCCAACACATATTGGAAGATGAGTTCGCGCGTGCCATCCATGACCTTGCGGCTGCC
This window encodes:
- a CDS encoding DUF4832 domain-containing protein, with the translated sequence MSITTFTLDLRPYADEQKVCSNPGKGWYVHYFDNGLHKYGSSLAADDYLEDFPGLDHIYLRLAWCYLEPEEGRFDWEMIDKEIRRWTERGYGMSFRVSCKETGADQCFATPRWVMEAGAQGTFFPCRSGGETWEPDYGDPIFLEKLEAFHRAFAERYDGEPWLRYVDIGSYGDWGEGHTAASSLKDWPIDVIKAHIDIHCKYYKRSQLVISDDIVGSRKVMDGTRELIFQYVLDQGITLRDDGISVKWFADRFGLSTLRNPEFFEPFWRTKPINMELDHYHDTITNDTWKEGVPLTAAVEESHATYVGFHGNPRQWLTENPKLARTLANRSGYWYFLQEAELPTQVKSGSAVELGLLWLNRGTAPSYRTFKLIVELQKEGETSHRIEAASSDNRDWMPDQAVREQAVWTVPEQLAEGRYALAVGLVDDSEGKSRPIELALSDRIRTATGLYYLGEIVIA